TCGGGAGGGGGACGGATTGGGGGTGATGGGCTCAGGCGTGCCGGTTCATGCGCCTCTCGACGCCGATGCTGAGCCACGTGGTCGGGATCGAGATGGCGGCGTAGAGGAGGCCGGCCGCGACGAGCGCGTTGAGATAGCGGAAGTTGGAGGAGCCGATCGAGTACGCCTGGCTCATCAGCTCCGGCACCGCTACCGAGTAGGCCAGTGACGTCGCCTGGAAGAGCATCACCGCGAAGCCCATCAGCGACGGGAGCGCGATCCTCAGGCCCTGGGGTACGACGACGAAGCGGAGTGTGTCGCGGCGGTTCATCCCGAGCGCCTGACAGCCCTCGATCTCGCGGTTGGGTACGGCGGCAAGGCCGCTGCGGATGTACTCCGCGCCGTAGGCCGCGGTCGTCCAGCTGAGCGCCGTAATCGCCGACAGCACCGCCGGAAGGACGATCCCTGCATTCGGCAGGCCGAAGTAGGCCAGTTGCAGCAGGACCAGCGCGGGAGCGCCGCGTCCGACCTCGACGAAGACGACGGCACCGGCCTGCAGCCACCGCACTGACGACATCTGCGCCAGAGCGGCCGCCAGGGCGAGCGGCAGTCCGAGAGTCAGGCCACCGCCGGTCAACAGGGCGCTGACTTGTAGGCCGTCGAGCAGTCGCGGCAGGCTGGAGCCGAAATCCTCGATGAAGGAAGTCATCAACGGAGTGGTCACACCGCCACCGCCTCGTGCAGCCGGCGATGGAGTCTCCGGGACCCGGATGCGACCAGGATCGACAGCACGACGTACACGGCCCCGGCCAGCACGAACACGAAGATCCCCAGGTCCGAGGTCCGAGAGAGCTGTCCGGATCGGCTGACGATCTCAGCGACACCCACGATGGAGACGATCGAGGAGTCCTTGAGCAGCGCGATGGCGTAGTTGGTGTAGGCGGGCAGCGCGGTGCGCCAAGCCTGGGGGCCGATCACGTCGACCCAAGCCGCCCCCCGGCTCAGACCGAGTGCGGTTGCCGCCTCGGCCTGGCCGAAGTGGATCGACTTCAGCGATCCCCGGAAGATCTCGGCGAGATAGGCCGACGCCACGAGTCCGAGCGCGCCGATGCCCGCCGACAGCGGAGACAGTCGCACCGCGCCGACCGATACTCCGTAGAACAGGATGAAGAGCCACGCCACGGGCGGCACGCCGCGCACCAGGTCGACGATCACGCGGCACAGGAACCACACGGGGCCACGACGCAGCTCGAGGCCCAAGGTGAGGGGTAGGGCGAGCGCCGTGCCGATGAGGAGGGCACCGGCCGTGACGCCGAGCGTCATCGGCAGGCCGAGCAGGACGGTACGGAGAGCTTCCATGGCTAGCGGTCCAGGACTGCTTTGAGGAACCGCTGCGTGCGCGGGTGTTGGGGGTCGCTCATGATCTGGTGCGGGTCGCCGCACTCGATGATCTGCCCGTCCGCCATCACGACGAGCTGGTCCGAAACGTTCGCCGCGAATCGCATCTCGTGGGTGACGACCACCATCGTCATGCCTTCCGACGCCAGCTCGCGCATCACCTCGAGCACTTCGGCGCCCACCTCGGGATCCAGTGCCGAGGTCGGCTCGTCGAACAGCATCACCTCCGGCTCCAGCGCGAGCGCGCGGGCGATGGCGATCCGCTGCTGCTGCCCGCCCGAGCAGCGGTTCGGGTATTGCGATGACTTGTCCCGCAGACCCATCCGCTCGAGCAGGCGATGGGACACCTCGTCCGCCTCCGCCCTGCTGCGGCCGAGCACGCGCTGCTGAGGGAGCGACACGTTGCGCAGCACGCTCATGTGCGGGAAGAGGTTGAAGCTCTGGAAGACCATGCCAGCGCTGCGACGGAGCTCGGCCAGGTTGGCCGGCAGGATCCCCTTCTCCACGTCGATCGAGTGTCGACCGATCTGGATCAGACCCGAATCGGGCCGTTCCAGAAGGTTCAGACAGCGCAGCACCGTTGACTTGCCGGCGCCGCTGGGCCCGATCATCGCCGTGACCGAACCGGCCTCGACCCCCAGACTGACATCGCTGAGGACGACGTTCGTGCCGAAGGCCTTCGCGAGGCCGCGCACGCGCACCATGCTGGCGTCGGGTGCTCCTGTGGGGAGGATCACGGGGCCGGCTTGGGTCGACAGTGCGGGGTTGCTGGCGACGTTGACCATGGCTGAGACTCCTGTGCCGGTCGTAGGGATGGGAACACCGCGAGTCCGGATCGATCAGTTGAGGAGCCGCGGCTCGCCGACGTCGAGGATGTCGGTGGAGGCGCCGTACTTCTCGAGGATCTCGACCAACGTGCCGTCGGCCTGCCAGCCCTGGATCGCGTCGTTCAACGCGGTCTCCAGCGACGTGTTGCCGCGAGTGAATGGGAAGCCGATCTGTGCAGGCTCCTTGGTCGACGCGATGCGGTCGTCAGGCTCGAGAACCTCGATATTCAGATCCTTCTCGTCACCGAAGACGAACTTCGCCCCTCCGAAGGAGTCGAGCGCCACGTCGATGCGGCCAGCCTCGAGGTCGGCCTTCATCTCGACGTTCGACGGGTAGACCGAGAGGTCCGAGCCGAAGACCTTCTTCGCATCAGCGGTCCACAGGTAGCCGTCGACGGTGCCGACCTTGTGACCGTCGATCTGGTTCACGCTCGACAGGCCGTCCTCCGAGATGGCGCCGAGCCGATCAACGTAGACCGGGCCGGAGAGCCCGACGACCTCGGCGCGCTCGGCCGTGCGGTAGAAGCCGCCGATGGCGATATCTGCACGTCCGGAGTCGACGGCCGGGATCGCACCGGCGAAGTCGACCTTGACCACCTTGACCTCGAGGCAGTTCTGCTTGGCGAAGTCCTTGACCATGTCGGCCTCGGTGCCCTTGAAGGGACCGTCGCTGGTGACGGAGACAGGGAAGTAGTCGACCGCCGCGACCGCGAGGACGCCCTCCTTGACGGTGTCGACGTCGTGGGCCGGCGTGCAGTCGCTGGCCACCTTGTTGACGGTCTCGCTGCTGGTGCAGGCACTGAGCGTGAGGACAGTGGCCAGGACAGTGGTGCTGCCCGCCAGGGCTCGGCGGTGGTGTCGGTTCATGGGTAGCTCCTTGATGCGAAGGTGGGAGAGGAGTGCGGGGGCGGTCACGGACGATCCCCGCCGATGGGACCGTCGTTCGTTCGGAGCCAGTCGACGAGCTCGCACAGGCGCCCGACGATGTGGTCGTGGAACTGCTGGCCCTTCTCGGGCTGTACGCCGAGTGACGAGCTGAGGCTGCCGGTGGGGGCGAACCGACGCTGCTCGGCACTCGACCAGACGATGTCGACTCCGTCGGGGGCAGGGCCGAAGAGGTCGTCCCCGACGAATCCCCCAAAGATCTGGCCGAACGCCGCGCCCTCGGACGTGAGCCGGTCCATTCGGATCAGCCCCGGATGGCGGTAGGCGACCTGCGAGAGCTCCAGCTCCCCGCCGTGGTGCTCGTTGACCTCCTTGATGGTCGGTGCGACCGAGCGGGCGAGGTGGAGCGGATCGGCGACGGCGAAGACCACGTCGGGATGCGAGCTCTCGTGTAGTGCCCGCACCGCGGATCCGAGCGCGGGCAGGTTGGACCCCTTGTGTCCGTTGACGAGGACGATCTTGTCGAACCCGTGGGAGGCGAGGCTGCGGCACACGTCCGTGACGAGTGCCATCAGGGTCTCGGTCCGCAGGCTGATCGTGCCGGCGAAGGCCATGTGATGGGGCGAGTCACCGAACCACAGGGGCGGAGCGCAGAGCGCCCCCATCCGCTGGGCCACGTCCTCGACGATGCCGGTCGCAACGTAGGTGTCGACTCCCAGGACGCCGGCAGGTCCGTGCTGCTCGGTACTGCCACAGGGCACGAGTACGACGCGATCACTCTCGAGGTGCTGTTCGACCTCCTGCCAGGTGAGGTCCTGGAGCCACACGCTCGGTCCGTTGGGGTGGTTCATCGCTCGCTCCACTTCGTGCCGGTCTCAGACAGCAGTGCGGCGGAGGCGAGTGCTTCTGCGTGCGCGACGGCGCTGTCGATGATCGGGATGGGACTGTCATCCGGGCCGATCAGCAGGCCGATCTCGGTGCAGGCCAGCACCACTGCCTGCGCCCCA
This genomic interval from Nocardioides kongjuensis contains the following:
- a CDS encoding amino acid ABC transporter permease, coding for MTSFIEDFGSSLPRLLDGLQVSALLTGGGLTLGLPLALAAALAQMSSVRWLQAGAVVFVEVGRGAPALVLLQLAYFGLPNAGIVLPAVLSAITALSWTTAAYGAEYIRSGLAAVPNREIEGCQALGMNRRDTLRFVVVPQGLRIALPSLMGFAVMLFQATSLAYSVAVPELMSQAYSIGSSNFRYLNALVAAGLLYAAISIPTTWLSIGVERRMNRHA
- a CDS encoding amino acid ABC transporter permease; its protein translation is MEALRTVLLGLPMTLGVTAGALLIGTALALPLTLGLELRRGPVWFLCRVIVDLVRGVPPVAWLFILFYGVSVGAVRLSPLSAGIGALGLVASAYLAEIFRGSLKSIHFGQAEAATALGLSRGAAWVDVIGPQAWRTALPAYTNYAIALLKDSSIVSIVGVAEIVSRSGQLSRTSDLGIFVFVLAGAVYVVLSILVASGSRRLHRRLHEAVAV
- a CDS encoding amino acid ABC transporter ATP-binding protein — translated: MVNVASNPALSTQAGPVILPTGAPDASMVRVRGLAKAFGTNVVLSDVSLGVEAGSVTAMIGPSGAGKSTVLRCLNLLERPDSGLIQIGRHSIDVEKGILPANLAELRRSAGMVFQSFNLFPHMSVLRNVSLPQQRVLGRSRAEADEVSHRLLERMGLRDKSSQYPNRCSGGQQQRIAIARALALEPEVMLFDEPTSALDPEVGAEVLEVMRELASEGMTMVVVTHEMRFAANVSDQLVVMADGQIIECGDPHQIMSDPQHPRTQRFLKAVLDR
- a CDS encoding substrate-binding periplasmic protein, whose amino-acid sequence is MNRHHRRALAGSTTVLATVLTLSACTSSETVNKVASDCTPAHDVDTVKEGVLAVAAVDYFPVSVTSDGPFKGTEADMVKDFAKQNCLEVKVVKVDFAGAIPAVDSGRADIAIGGFYRTAERAEVVGLSGPVYVDRLGAISEDGLSSVNQIDGHKVGTVDGYLWTADAKKVFGSDLSVYPSNVEMKADLEAGRIDVALDSFGGAKFVFGDEKDLNIEVLEPDDRIASTKEPAQIGFPFTRGNTSLETALNDAIQGWQADGTLVEILEKYGASTDILDVGEPRLLN
- a CDS encoding creatininase family protein, translated to MNHPNGPSVWLQDLTWQEVEQHLESDRVVLVPCGSTEQHGPAGVLGVDTYVATGIVEDVAQRMGALCAPPLWFGDSPHHMAFAGTISLRTETLMALVTDVCRSLASHGFDKIVLVNGHKGSNLPALGSAVRALHESSHPDVVFAVADPLHLARSVAPTIKEVNEHHGGELELSQVAYRHPGLIRMDRLTSEGAAFGQIFGGFVGDDLFGPAPDGVDIVWSSAEQRRFAPTGSLSSSLGVQPEKGQQFHDHIVGRLCELVDWLRTNDGPIGGDRP